In Plasmodium malariae genome assembly, chromosome: 11, the following proteins share a genomic window:
- the PmUG01_11055700 gene encoding RING zinc finger protein, putative codes for MVQQNVFIAFVSKELCMCAYACGVCNYFQLNNTETVIFRYFTMMLYLLLILCILSLIVMSVYYFHVTCEECDYYNRVLVIGILIKNIGHINLTIIRVKRRSEIEENERLRSIMVALVQIFNSLTFVLALLSLYLLHFYKNVCSSNTLSLKLIRIYYYFTITLYFIPLLFYISLGLFLSIIICIMINFSVDENDRIPTPENIINKLQVVKYKDIEYIYKKTKKNKRSKKYIKKPSFEMIFDKVKSVIRHKGNKQKEKEKEKEKEKNIYIHVNSKDSNNIGDDDNLQEMLKPLNVDMQNERGAYSASDYNRRRTQEYLNGGSSSNGNNSGNNASTSSFNSRGNTINAEIPSENEDVCSICMMNYISNDNIMIMPCDKRHFFHVNCLTKWLYKSQVCPICRTNIVNCVNSKNDLV; via the exons ATGGTGCAGCAAAACGTTTTTATCGCCTTCGTATCGAAGGAGttatgtatgtgtgcatatgCATGTGGTGTGT GCAATTACTTCCAATTGAACAACACGGAAACAGTAATATTTCGGTACTTTACGATGATGTTATACTTGCTGCTAATTCTATGTATCCTATCGCTAATCGTAATGAGCGTATATTACTTTCATGTAACATGTGAAGAGTGTGATTATTATAACAGGGTATTGGTTATaggaatattaataaaaaatattggacatataaatttaactATAATAAGAGTAAAAAGAAGAAGTGAAATAGAAGAGAATGAAAGATTAAGAAGTATAATGGTAGCATTAGTCCAAATATTTAACTCATTAACTTTTGTTTTAGCTTTATTGTCTTTATACTTAttgcatttttataaaaatgtatgttcGTCAAATACCTTATCATTAAAATtgataagaatatattattattttaccatAACTTTATACTTTAttcctttattattttatatatctctTGGTTTGTTTCtgtctattattatttgtattatgataaatttttcaGTAGATGAAAATGACCGTATACCAACCccagaaaatattataaataaattacaagtagttaaatataaagatatagaatacatttataaaaagacaaaaaagaacaaaagaagtaaaaagtACATTAAGAAACCTTCTTTTGAAATGATATTTGACAAAGTAAAAAGTGTAATTAGACATAAAGGCAATAAgcaaaaagagaaagaaaaagaaaaagaaaaagaaaaaaatatatatatacatgttaacAGTAAAGACTCAAACAACATTGGTGATGATGACAACTTACAAGAAATGCTAAAACCGCTTAACGTAGATATGCAAAATGAAAGAGGTGCCTACAGTGCTAGTGATTACAATAGAAGACGAACGcaagaatatttaaatggCGGCAGCAGCAGCAACGGTAACAACAGCGGAAATAACGCCAGTACCAGCAGCTTCAACAGCAGAGGTAACACTATTAATGCCGAAATTCCAAGTGAAAATGAAGATGTTTGTTCAATTTGTATGatgaattatataagtaACGATAATATTATGATCATGCCCTGTGATAAAAGGCATTTTTTCCATGTTAACTGCTTAACGAAGTGGCTGTATAAAAGTCAAGTTTGCCCTATCTGTAGAACAAATATAGTTAACTGTGTTAATTCTAAGAATGACCTCGTTTGA
- the PmUG01_11055900 gene encoding translation initiation factor IF-2, putative, with protein sequence MSKNKKGKKKDDLDAILAELGIDEKREDEVNDKKDDEGKEKEKENEKEENEQTKMSKSKKKKEKLKQKKEQMKNKEKDEKGLEGEEGKGPKDEEVKGEDDEDNLEAEGVKNKNEIMTNQNEDSEKKNKKKKKKDKEKEKKSTGISEMAKAAAERLRLVKEYEEKKKEEERKKQEEEEERIKKEEEEKERKRQAKLEKKMQLKKEGKLLSAKAKEEKKKKELYLKTLKESGLLVEPKEKEESKAKAKAEIVNLDLNKAKLLLKKKKSKQLTNSSNNVEEKNKQLLSNSNNKEDEKDDTKKEEKEEEVVLDDWEDFLNMDEENKKERGKHETKESAKNGVKDDVRDGAKDKTVKKGANEKKDLLNKKRRKKVENEDDSNNEDNMYRSAIVCILGHVDTGKTKLLDKLRHTNVQDNEAGGITQQIGATFFPKEVLDKEIKKIDSNIKCLSKGIMIIDTPGHESFYNLRKRGSSLCDIAILVIDLMHGLEQQTKESIQILKQRNCPFVIALNKIDRLYMWNKNDWSPFNTTFKKQKQDTQDEFHERLRNILNELSEQGLNCELYWQNANPRKYVSIVPTSAITGEGIADLIMILVKLTQTFMLKNIEYHDKLECTVLEVKNIEGLGTTIDVILTNGILRESDTIVLCGINGPIVTVIRALLTPQPLKELRIKNEYIHHKSIKACIGVKISANGLEEVLCGTTLFTANNTEEIEEYKKKAMNDMSDVFNHVDKTGVGLYVMASTLGSLEALLIFLNDSKIPVFSVNLGTVQKKDVKKASIMREKGRPEYSVILAFDVKIDPEAEKEAQLLGVEIMQKDIIYHLFDAFTNYLKKIEEEKKQSKLTDAIFPCELSVVSDCVFNKKDPIIMGVKIECGILKIGTPLFIPEKNLKIGNVVSIESNKKSCDKAKKGEEVCIKIYGEPHVTYGRHFDASQKIFSKITRESIDVLKEYFRSELTMEDWKLVVQLKKIFNIL encoded by the coding sequence atgagtaaaaataaaaaagggaaaaaaaaggacgATTTGGATGCAATACTGGCTGAACTAGGAATAGATGAAAAACGAGAAGATGAAGTAAACGATAAGAAGGATGATGAAGggaaggaaaaagaaaaagaaaatgaaaaagaggaaaacGAACAGACAAAAATGTCCAAatcgaaaaaaaagaaagaaaaattaaagcaaaaaaaggaacaaatgaaaaataaggaaaaggaTGAAAAAGGATTGGAAGGGGAAGAGGGAAAAGGCCCAAAAGATGAAGAGGTAAAAGGGGAAGATGATGAAGACAATTTAGAAGCTGAGggagtaaaaaataagaacgAAATTATGACTAACCAAAATGAGGATagtgaaaagaaaaataaaaaaaaaaaaaaaaaagataaagaaaaagaaaaaaagtcaACAGGTATATCTGAAATGGCAAAAGCTGCTGCAGAAAGGCTGAGATTAGTAAAAGagtatgaagaaaaaaaaaaagaagaagaaaggaaaaaacaagaagaagaagaagaacgaattaaaaaagaagaggaagagaaAGAGAGGAAACGACAAGccaaattagaaaaaaaaatgcagttaaaaaaagaagggaaATTATTGAGTGCAAAAgcgaaagaagaaaaaaaaaaaaaagaattatatttaaaaacgTTAAAAGAATCAGGTTTGTTAGTAGAACcaaaggaaaaagaagagtCCAAAGCTAAAGCGAAGGCAGAAATTGTTAATCTAGATCttaataaagcaaaattgcttttgaagaaaaaaaaaagcaaacaACTGACAAACAGTAGCAATAATGTAGaggagaaaaataaacaGCTCCTTTCGAACAGTAACAACAAAGAAGATGAAAAAGAcgatacaaaaaaagaagaaaaagaagaggaagtCGTTCTGGATGACTGGGAGGACTTCCTGAATATGGACGAAGAGAATAAAAAGGAGAGAGGAAAACATGAAACTAAAGAAAGTGCAAAGAATGGTGTAAAGGATGATGTAAGGGACGGTGCGAAGGACAAGACTGTCAAAAAAGGGGCGAACGAAAAGAAGGACCTCCTGAACAAAAAGAGGAGAAAGAAGGTTGAGAACGAGGATGATAGTAATAACGAAGATAACATGTATAGGTCAGCAATAGTGTGTATATTAGGACATGTAGATACaggtaaaacaaaattattagatAAGTTGAGACACACAAATGTGCAGGACAATGAAGCAGGAGGTATAACACAACAAATAGGAGCAACCTTTTTTCCAAAAGAGGTTTtagataaagaaataaaaaaaatagattcaaatattaaatgtttgTCTAAAGGAATTATGATTATTGATACACCTGGACATGAATCATTTTACAATTTAAGAAAGAGAGGATCATCATTATGTGATATAGCTATATTGGTTATAGACCTAATGCATGGTTTAGAACAACAAACAAAGGAATCaattcaaattttaaaacaacGAAATTGTCCTTTTGTTATtgcattaaataaaattgataGATTATATATGTGGAATAAGAATGATTGGTCTCCTTTTAATAcaacatttaaaaaacaaaagcaaGATACTCAAGATGAATTTCATGAAAGACTAAGAAATATACTAAACGAATTATCTGAGCAAGGTTTGAATTGTGAACTATATTGGCAAAATGCAAATCCACGTAAATATGTTTCTATTGTTCCTACTAGTGCTATTACAGGAGAAGGAATTGCAGATTTAATTATGATCCTAGTTAAATTAACACAAAcatttatgttaaaaaatatagaatatcATGATAAATTAGAATGTACTGTTTtagaagtaaaaaatatagaaggTTTAGGGACTACCATAGAtgtaatattaacaaatggTATATTACGTGAATCAGATACAATAGTATTATGTGGTATTAATGGACCTATAGTTACTGTTATAAGAGCACTTCTAACCCCACAAccattaaaagaattaagaataaaaaatgaatacatTCATCATAAATCTATAAAAGCTTGTATAGGTGTAAAGATATCAGCAAATGGGTTAGAAGAAGTATTATGTGGTACTACTTTATTTACTGCAAATAATACAGAAGAAAtagaagaatataaaaaaaaagcaatgaATGATATGTCGGATGTATTTAATCATGTAGATAAAACTGGTGTAGGTCTATATGTTATGGCTAGTACATTAGGTTCTTTAGAAGCGTTacttatttttctaaatgatTCAAAAATACCTGTGTTCTCAGTAAATCTAGGAAcagtacaaaaaaaagatgtaAAAAAAGCTAGTATCATGAGAGAAAAAGGTAGACCCGAATACTCAGTTATATTAGCATTTGATGTTAAAATTGATCCAGAAGCAGAAAAAGAAGCACAATTATTAGGTGTTGAAATTATGCAAAAGGATATTATTTATCATCTATTTGATGCATTTACAAactatttgaaaaaaattgaagaagaaaaaaaacaaagtaaaCTTACTGATGCTATTTTCCCATGTGAACTATCTGTTGTTAGTGATTgtgtttttaataaaaaggatcCTATAATTATGGGTGTCAAAATTGAGTGTggcattttaaaaattggtACTCCTCTTTTTATTCCAGAAAAAAATCTAAAAATTGGTAATGTTGTTAGTATAGAATCAAATAAGAAGAGTTGtgataaagcaaaaaaaggagaagaaGTTTGTATCAAAATATACGGTGAACCACATGTCACATATGGTAGACATTTTGATGCTAGCCAAAAAATTTTTAGCAAAATTACTAGAGAAAGCATTGATGTTTTAAAAGAGTACTTTAGAAGTGAACTAACCATGGAGGACTGGAAGCTTGTGGTGCAgctgaaaaaaatttttaatattttgtaa
- the PmUG01_11055500 gene encoding G-protein associated signal transduction protein, putative produces MKFAEKLKHLKVKSWEDKYIDYKFLKKIIKRKCNTEISSLYEKIDKNNEQILEVCNLVSPDDIYENPKEKKKKNDTECVDIDYTYLFFYVLENYIAMVKEHYEQQFNYLNDKINEIRYFLESDKVNLKDMEMLKTKCLNIYNLFDILNNYLNINVLSVYKILKKKNKKEKLSTSLDLYQKYCNTLHQISREEHFNEKIKSTYLSIQKKRGNNCEKLDFINFKIYIKNKIENIGQYRGILYILCGILITLIINTIILLYININNININVILSILPIYRLLYILNFFFLFIFASFLFMQLYGVNFTYILDLNKIIVDEYYYLINYVIFVLFLTTLSFLVFLLDVLFKLNIFSNIIFHVIILLILLLCTTIFPFNFYKYKENNFVFSSLVRVLMSGVFLVNNVNLLDNIIGDILTSLSKTFSDVQYFICFFLNGMNTSAQAKCPILERYITPVFLGLPFYLRLCQCLIRYNNEGERIHIYNMMKYMSGIAIVICTSFNWEYFGLDVYTSKIILICAYVVGSTYMYIWDLYCDWGLLKEYNYLLRKSNNLMYPPHYYYLAGFLNLIFRLTWAITIMPVTIFENKEINTFLITFFLMFIEVLRRSIWMCFRLENEHVTNASRYRAILWVPKVSKTKKF; encoded by the exons ATGAAGTTTGCCGAAAAGTTAAAACACCTAAAAGTAAAATCGTGGGAGGACAAGTATATagattataaatttttaaaaaaaataataaaaagaaaatgtaataCGGAAATAAGTAGTTTATATGAAAAgattgataaaaataatgaacagATTCTTGAAGTCTGTAATTTGGTGAGTCCAgatgatatatatgaaaacccaaaagagaaaaagaaaaaaaatgatacagAATGTGTGGATATAGATTACacttatttattcttttatgttttagaaaattatatagctATGGTTAAAGAACATTATGAACAACAAttcaattatttaaatgataaaataaatgaaataaggTATTTTTTAGAAAGTGATAAAGTAAATCTTAAAGACATGGAAATGTTAAAAACGAAATGTTTGAACATTTATAATCTTTtcgatatattaaataattatctgaatattaatgttttatctgtgtataaaattttgaagaaaaaaaataagaaggaAAAATTGTCCACCTCCTTGGACCTCTACCAGAAGTATTGTAACACCTTGCACCAAATTAGCCGCGAGGAGCACTTCAAC GAAAAGATCAAGTCGACATATCTGTCTATACAGAAGAAGAGGGGGAATAACTGTGAAAAACTGGATTTTATAAacttcaaaatatatataaaaaataagatagaAAATATTGGACAGTATAGAGGAATCCTTTATATATTGTGTGGAATATTAATAACGCTTATTATAAAcacaattattttactttatattaatataaacaacATTAACATTAATGTTATCCTATCAATACTGCCCATATATAGATTACTCTACATCTtgaactttttctttttgttcatattcgCGTCCTTCCTTTTCATGCAGTTATATGGAGTCAATTTTAC GTATATATTGGAcctaaacaaaataattgttGACGAATACTATTACTTGATAAACTACGTTATATTCGTCCTTTTCCTGACGACCTTGTCctttttagtatttttattagatgTACTATTTAAGCTCAACATATTTTCAAACATCATTTTCCACGTAATTATTCTTCTAATTCTCTTGTTATGTACTACGATCTTTCCTTTTAATTTCTACAAATATAAAGAGAATAATTTTGTGTTTTCATCCCTTGTGCGAGTCCTTATGAGCGG CGTCTTTTTAGTCAATAACGTAAATTTGTTGGATAATATTATTGGTGATATACTAACGAGTTTGTCAAAAACCTTTTCCGATGTTcagtattttatttgttttttcct GAATGGGATGAATACAAGTGCCCAAGCTAAGTGTCCAA TACTGGAAAGGTATATTACCCCTGTTTTCTTAGGGCTTCCCTTTTACTTGAGGTTATGCCAGTGCTTAATAAG aTATAATAACGAAGGAGAACGGATTCACATATACAATATGATGAAATATATGTCTGGAATAGCTATCGTGATATGTACATCCTTCAACTG GGAATACTTCGGTTTGGATGTGTACACGAGCAAGATAATATTGATTTGCGCGTATGTTGTCGGGTCAACCTACATGTACATTTGGGATTTGTACTGTGACTGGGGTTTATTAAAGGAGTATAATTACCTGTTGAG GAAAAGCAATAACCTGATGTACCCGCCGCATTATTACTACCTTGCGGGATTCTTAAATTTA ATTTTCAGGCTTACGTGGGCGATTACCATCATGCCAGTTACCATCTTCGAAAATAAG GAAATAAATACCTTCTTGATAACCTTTTTCTTAATGTTCATTGAAGTCTTAAGAAGATCAATA TGGATGTGCTTTCGACTCGAGAATGAACATGTTACAAACGCGTCTAGATATAGAGCCATATTATGG GTACCAAAGGTATCGAAGACGAAGAAGTTTTGA
- the PmUG01_11055800 gene encoding MYND finger protein, putative: MDIKDMEFFNYVNNLRGVELSGLFSTEWFELHKNIVLINVYLHSNSDIIDSIEDKRMNALVMRFETLLRELITTYFIRFLNSNEKSKSNKESLSFEEKEELQNEKSNLYHELTILNIFEFILFSDYIYEKIDSCMINFFAYIYSNLVSFLKTNSEEYFVKPINELSISEILKEENDKTCNIDKLKIYMNVINNLRNITDRIHLLNNTVVNKIVDYDILLILVPLLEKRPWRHENYVFEKNEWVKTEDNTLAATEKQLWLILYTLILNRTCQEKYEMTNYRRNNILKLRKYMNESLHEQLPPMKTLHTFIEHLYISKSVFPENKNSYLIIDVVPEIFDEIKSDMLKNKKKIISLLNNITIEKDVLRNISDMYLSIYEVDQQINTKNNRNSKENDEQEKKTECNEGEEAIFDDLYLCNICKENAELQCSQCKRIYYCSKECQMKDWFNHREVCSSAE, translated from the exons atgGACATAAAAGATATGGAATTTTTCAATTATGTTAACAATCTAAGGGGTGTAGAACTGTCAGGCCTATTTTCCACTGA aTGGTTTGAGTTGCATAAGAATATAGTTCTTATCAACGTCTACTTACACAGTAATAGTGACATAATTGATAGCATAGAAGATAAAAGAATGAACGCGCTTGTGATGAGG TTTGAAACATTACTAAGGGAATTAATTACCACCTACTTTATACGATTTCTGAATTCAAacgaaaaaagtaaaagcaATAAGGAGAGCTTATCATTCGAGGAAAAGGAAGAATTACAAAATGAGAAGagtaat CTTTACCACGAATTGACtatcttaaatatttttgagtttatattattttctgactatatttatgaaaaaatagacTCCTGTATGATAAATTTCTTTGCCTATATCTATTCTAATTTAGTGTCTTTTCTCAAAac CAATTCTGAggaatattttgtaaaaccCATAAACGAACTATCCATAAGCGAa ATACTAAAAGAAGAAAACGACAAAACGTGTAATATtgacaaattaaaaatttatatgaacgTTATAAATAATCTGAGGAATATAACGGATAGGATTCATCTCTTAAATAACACTgttgttaataaaatagtagATTATG ACATTTTACTAATATTAGTTCCACTCCTTGAGAAAAGACCATGGAGACATGAAAACTACGTATTTGAAAAGAATga GTGGGTAAAAACTGAAGATAATACTTTAGCAGCTACTGAAAAACAA CTGTGGTTAATTTTGTATACCCTTATCCTAAATAGAACTTGCCAGGAAAA ATATGAAATGACTAATTACAGAAGGAATAACATCTTGAAG CTCAGGAAATACATGAACGAAAGTTTGCATGAACAGCTACCTCCTATGAAAACGCTGCACACATTTATAgaa CATTTGTACATATCAAAAAGTGTGTTCcctgaaaacaaaaattctTATCTAATTATCGATGTG GTGCCCGAAATTTTTGACGAAATAAAAAGTGACATgttgaaaaacaaaaaaaaaataatatccttattaaataatataacaattgAGAAGGATGTTTTAAGGAATATATCAGATATGTACTTATCCATTTACGAGGTTGACCAACAGATTAACACAA aaaacAATAGAAATTCTAAAGAAAACGatgaacaagaaaaaaaaactgaGTGTAACGAAGGAGAAGAGGCAATTTTTGACGATCTTTACCTTTGCAACATTTGCAAGGAAAAc gCTGAATTGCAATGTTCCCAGTGCAAACGAATTTACTATTGCTCGAAAGAATGCCag ATGAAGGACTGGTTTAACCACAGAGAGGTTTGCTCAAGTGCCGAATGA
- the UROD gene encoding uroporphyrinogen III decarboxylase, putative, whose product MISSTTNNHMHGTEEVYTRPANLTYPTEYGRPKNDLILRVIENKEKGKEMEMIPFWLMRQAGRYLPEYLLFRKKYGFLEMCYDPELSSEVSIFPLKRFACDMLVIFSDILIIFVAMGIQIEFIENIGPVLNKEIFTYDEFTKLNLNIPEVIENLHYVYDSINLTKKKINNSVPILGFVGSPFTLFTYLTKNNKKTYEESLKLIYGKPNDAHKMLHILTNICANHLINQIDSGADIIQIFDSNADIVDKDRFKEFSLYYINKVIQLVKKHRPNTYIILFVKDNFHEDINEINIDVLSITHKQLANNHSQFYYNLFKNKIIIQGALDPNILLLDDEKLVQKYTEAMIDKISYTNKYIANLGHGVLPNSRIENVHAFIDTVKRAGKEMHTDKNRV is encoded by the exons ATGATCTCATCCACTACGAATAACCACATGCATGGCACTGAAGAAGTATACACCAGACCTGCAAATTTAACGTATCCAA CAGAGTACGGAAGACCAAAGAACGACCTAATCCTAAGAGTAAtagaaaataaggaaaaaggaaaagaaatgGAAATGATCCCCTTCTGGTTGATGCGTCAAGCAGGAAGGTATTTACCTGAGTATTtgttatttagaaaaaaatatggattTCTCGAAATGTGTTATGATCCTGAGTTATCATCAGAGGTTAGTATATTTCCTTTGAAAAGATTTGCATGTGATATGTTGGTGATATTCTcagatattttaataatatttgtagCAATGGGTATCCAGATAgaatttattgaaaatattggTCCAGTACTTAACaaagaaatttttacatatgatGAGTTTACAAAAttgaatttaaatataccGGAAGTAATAGAAAATCTACATTATGTTTATGACTCTATAAATTTaactaaaaagaaaattaataactCGGTACCTATCCTAGGATTCGTTGGTTCTCCTTTCactttatttacatatttaacaaaaaataataaaaagacaTATGAAGAGAGTTTAAAATTAATCTATGGAAAACCTAATGATGCACATAAGATGTTACATATATTGACTAATATATGTGCTAATCATTTAATTAATCAAATAGATAGTGGAGCAGatataattcaaatttttGACAGTAACGCAGATATTGTTGATAAAGATCGTTTCAAAGAATttagtttatattatataaataaagtcATTCAGCTAGTTAAGAAACATAGACCTAACacttatataattctatttGTTAAAGATAATTTTCATGAAgatattaatgaaattaatatCGACGTATTATCCATTACACATAAACAGTTGGCAAACAACCATTCACAGTTTtactataatttatttaaaaataaaattataatacaaGGGGCCTTAGACCCAAACATTCTCCTTCTTGATGATGAAAAACTTGTTCAAAAATACACAGAAGCTATGATTGACAAGATTAGTTacactaataaatatattgctAACCTAGGCCATGGTGTGTTACCTAACTCTAGAATTGAAAATGTACATGCGTTTATTGATACAGTGAAGAGGGCTGGAAAAGAGATGCACACGGATAAGAACAGGGTGTAA